A single genomic interval of Ramlibacter sp. harbors:
- a CDS encoding Com family DNA-binding transcriptional regulator: MDEIRCGRCSKKLAAGEYVKLQIKCPRCGALNEFLRVESPTPARLERQGKDAHDDGEARPQGPR; the protein is encoded by the coding sequence ATGGACGAAATTCGATGCGGCCGCTGCAGCAAGAAGCTGGCGGCCGGTGAGTATGTGAAGCTGCAGATCAAGTGCCCGCGTTGCGGCGCGCTCAATGAGTTTTTGAGGGTCGAGAGCCCCACCCCCGCGCGCCTCGAGCGCCAAGGCAAGGATGCCCATGACGACGGCGAAGCTCGACCCCAAGGCCCCCGGTAA
- a CDS encoding ABC transporter ATP-binding protein translates to MKIDVHHTCADAGSYRAARVKSLFNVESGAEFRLQAELPLEARPWAIGIVVGPSGSGKTSVGRAVFGPKAMWAPRWPSGAPVIDAIAPAGPFDAVPAALSAVGLGSVPAWLRPYRVLSQGEQFRASLARLVCEAPKRAVVDEFTSVVDRQIAQVGALAFGKAWRRTGGQCVLLSCHYDVLDWLQPDWVFDTATGRFSWGSLWRRPQIELAIEQTDGAWWPLFEPHHYLKLPRMVGASYYVGLVNGLPVAHLAVSTRPGLIEARACRLVVMPEWQGAGVGMRFLNAVCAAWLAGRNRYAKPMRSLFHTSHPGLAAALRRDPDWTQVSGFLVGSSRARCAASILRSGAKLGFSGGGGYGGHFRAVQGFRYLGGAA, encoded by the coding sequence ATGAAGATCGACGTTCACCACACCTGCGCCGACGCCGGCAGCTACCGGGCGGCTCGCGTCAAAAGCCTTTTCAACGTCGAAAGCGGCGCCGAGTTCCGCCTGCAGGCAGAACTGCCGCTCGAGGCCAGGCCCTGGGCCATTGGCATCGTGGTCGGCCCATCCGGGTCGGGCAAAACGTCCGTCGGCAGGGCCGTCTTTGGCCCCAAGGCCATGTGGGCCCCGCGTTGGCCCAGCGGCGCCCCCGTGATTGACGCCATTGCCCCCGCTGGCCCCTTCGACGCGGTGCCGGCGGCGCTGTCGGCCGTTGGGCTGGGCAGCGTGCCGGCATGGCTGCGCCCCTACCGGGTTCTGAGCCAGGGCGAGCAGTTCCGGGCGAGCCTGGCCAGGCTGGTCTGCGAGGCCCCCAAGCGGGCCGTGGTTGACGAGTTCACCAGCGTGGTCGACCGGCAGATCGCCCAGGTCGGCGCGCTGGCCTTCGGCAAGGCCTGGCGCCGCACCGGCGGGCAGTGCGTGCTGCTGAGCTGCCACTACGACGTGCTCGACTGGCTGCAGCCGGACTGGGTGTTTGACACGGCCACCGGCCGCTTTTCATGGGGGTCACTTTGGCGTCGACCTCAGATCGAGCTTGCCATCGAGCAAACCGACGGTGCCTGGTGGCCGCTTTTCGAGCCGCATCACTATTTGAAGCTGCCGCGGATGGTCGGCGCGAGCTACTACGTGGGCCTGGTCAACGGCCTGCCGGTGGCCCATTTGGCGGTCAGCACCCGCCCCGGCCTGATCGAGGCCCGGGCCTGCCGCTTGGTGGTCATGCCCGAATGGCAGGGCGCCGGCGTGGGCATGCGCTTTCTCAACGCCGTGTGCGCCGCGTGGCTGGCCGGCCGGAACCGGTACGCCAAGCCCATGCGCTCCCTGTTCCATACCAGTCACCCTGGTCTGGCCGCCGCATTGCGGCGCGACCCGGATTGGACGCAAGTTTCCGGCTTTCTGGTGGGGTCAAGCCGCGCCAGGTGCGCCGCGTCAATCCTCCGCTCTGGCGCCAAGCTCGGCTTCAGCGGCGGCGGGGGCTACGGCGGCCACTTCCGGGCGGTCCAGGGGTTCCGCTATCTGGGGGGCGCAGCGTGA
- a CDS encoding methionyl-tRNA formyltransferase, which produces MRVMIVGQKYFGAEVLQLCLARGDDVAAVSAPRADDRLAALAEDSGVPLCQVGRRLDASWVPDELDLIICAHAHVFIAPEARKRARWGALGYHPSLLPRHRGRDAIVWALHMGDQVTGGTAYWLDDGADTGPIAAQGWCWVRPGDTAADLWRRDLAPMGLRLIGQVLAQLDAGIVPSTPQPAELATWEPAFNPVKLSDRPA; this is translated from the coding sequence GTGAGGGTGATGATCGTCGGCCAGAAGTACTTCGGCGCCGAGGTGCTGCAGCTCTGCCTGGCGCGCGGCGACGACGTGGCCGCCGTCAGCGCGCCCAGGGCGGATGACCGGCTGGCCGCCCTGGCTGAGGACAGCGGAGTGCCGCTGTGCCAGGTGGGGCGCAGATTGGATGCGTCTTGGGTGCCTGACGAGCTCGACCTGATCATCTGTGCCCACGCTCACGTTTTCATCGCGCCTGAGGCCCGTAAAAGGGCGCGGTGGGGCGCTTTGGGCTACCACCCCAGCCTGTTGCCGCGCCACCGAGGCAGAGACGCCATCGTCTGGGCCCTGCACATGGGCGATCAGGTCACCGGGGGCACGGCGTACTGGCTGGACGACGGGGCTGACACGGGCCCGATAGCCGCTCAGGGCTGGTGCTGGGTACGGCCGGGAGACACGGCTGCGGATCTGTGGCGGCGGGATCTGGCCCCGATGGGCCTGCGGCTCATAGGCCAGGTGCTGGCTCAACTCGACGCCGGCATCGTGCCGTCGACCCCGCAGCCCGCCGAGCTGGCCACCTGGGAGCCGGCGTTCAACCCCGTGAAGCTGTCCGACCGCCCGGCTTAA
- a CDS encoding ferrous iron transporter B gives MLVRLGLDAVEPHLASDRMDQVLLHPVAGPLVLVLVLFLMFQAVFAWSAVPMDAISAAIAWLGDAVPGLLPEGLLRSFLVDGLIAGVGGVLIFLPQILVLFFFILVLEESGYLPRAAFLLDRIMGGVGLSGRSFIPLLSSFACAIPGIMATRTIANTRDRLVTIMIAPLMTCSARLPVYALLIGAFIPRREMGWGLELQGLVLLGLYLAGIVGSLAVAWALKRFTRSGRQVRSLMMELPAYHWPRPRNIALGLWQRAQIFLRRVGGIILVLTIALWFLASFPTPPEGASGAAIHYSLAGMAGKALAVLFEPIGFNWQISIALVPGLAAREVAVSALSTVYALSASAGNEAQTLGPLIAQSWSLATALSLLAWYVFAPQCLSTLATVKRETGSWKWPLVMAGYLFALAYAASYITYQLTLWLSR, from the coding sequence ATGCTGGTGCGCCTGGGGCTGGATGCGGTGGAACCCCACCTGGCCTCCGACCGCATGGACCAGGTGCTGCTGCATCCGGTGGCCGGGCCGCTGGTGCTGGTGCTGGTGCTGTTCCTGATGTTCCAGGCGGTGTTTGCCTGGTCGGCCGTGCCCATGGACGCCATCTCGGCCGCCATCGCATGGCTGGGCGACGCTGTGCCCGGGCTGCTGCCCGAAGGCCTGTTGCGCAGCTTCCTCGTCGATGGCCTGATTGCCGGCGTGGGCGGCGTGCTGATTTTCCTGCCGCAGATCCTGGTCCTGTTCTTCTTCATCCTTGTGCTCGAGGAGTCAGGCTACCTGCCCCGCGCGGCCTTCCTGCTGGACCGCATCATGGGCGGCGTGGGCCTGTCGGGGCGCTCGTTCATCCCGCTGCTGTCCAGTTTTGCCTGCGCCATTCCGGGCATCATGGCCACCCGCACGATTGCCAACACCCGGGACCGGCTGGTGACCATCATGATCGCGCCGCTCATGACCTGCTCGGCGCGCCTGCCGGTCTATGCCCTGTTGATTGGCGCCTTCATCCCGCGGCGCGAGATGGGCTGGGGGCTGGAACTGCAGGGGCTGGTGCTGCTGGGGCTCTACCTTGCCGGCATCGTGGGGTCGCTCGCCGTGGCGTGGGCCCTGAAGCGCTTCACGCGGTCGGGCCGGCAGGTGCGCTCGCTGATGATGGAACTGCCCGCCTACCACTGGCCGCGCCCGCGCAACATTGCGCTGGGGCTGTGGCAGCGGGCGCAGATCTTCCTGCGCCGGGTCGGGGGGATCATCCTGGTCCTCACCATCGCGCTGTGGTTCCTGGCCAGCTTTCCCACACCACCTGAAGGCGCATCGGGCGCGGCCATTCACTACAGCCTGGCCGGCATGGCGGGCAAGGCCCTCGCGGTGCTGTTCGAGCCGATTGGCTTCAACTGGCAGATCAGCATCGCGCTGGTGCCCGGGCTCGCCGCGCGCGAGGTGGCGGTGAGCGCGCTCAGCACGGTGTACGCGCTCTCGGCTTCCGCCGGCAACGAGGCGCAGACCCTGGGCCCGCTGATTGCCCAAAGCTGGAGCCTGGCCACCGCGCTCTCGCTGCTGGCCTGGTATGTTTTTGCGCCGCAGTGCCTGTCCACGCTGGCCACGGTGAAGCGTGAAACCGGCAGCTGGAAATGGCCGCTGGTGATGGCGGGCTACCTGTTCGCGCTGGCCTATGCGGCCTCGTACATCACCTACCAGCTGACGCTGTGGCTGTCGCGCTGA
- a CDS encoding response regulator: protein MNRKKKILLVDDDEAVVSYLVVKLAKYYDLISTTRPQEAVAMAAREQPDLILCDIDMPEMSGGDVAVALTGHPDTAFIPVLYLTSLVSPEEARDLDGEVGGRPGVAKRAPLAELLQRIDELARAP from the coding sequence ATGAATCGCAAGAAGAAAATCCTGCTGGTGGACGACGATGAGGCCGTGGTGTCCTACCTCGTGGTCAAGCTCGCCAAGTACTACGACCTGATCAGCACCACACGGCCACAGGAGGCCGTGGCCATGGCCGCCCGTGAGCAGCCGGACCTGATCCTGTGCGACATCGACATGCCGGAGATGAGCGGTGGCGATGTGGCCGTGGCCTTGACCGGGCACCCCGACACGGCCTTCATTCCGGTGCTTTACCTCACCTCGCTGGTGTCGCCGGAAGAGGCGCGCGACCTTGACGGCGAGGTCGGTGGCAGGCCGGGCGTGGCCAAGCGGGCCCCGCTGGCGGAATTGCTCCAGCGCATCGACGAGCTGGCGCGCGCGCCCTGA
- a CDS encoding PAS domain-containing protein codes for MSAACSLMRMLACLVATLGLLFAAGCGSAREAPRAVGGVMDLRGWDIARDGRVALDGEWSLRWQAFDAPGAAAQTPDPRAVPVDVPGPWNDTPVGDAPAGATGHGSYRLRVLCEPASDLALSLPLQHSAARYFVNGRAVAHQGQPGATAAQAQPEPLQQIAALDGAACPLDIVVQVSNFDLRRGGLIRSIALGTRQQMHALRERGLARDLFALGCLAVMSLLPLLFFLKRRNDSSPLYFGLFCLSFALYVGMTGERVLQPLMAPLGWSLYFKLVFLSLYMNVTLLMLFLQTVYPHRFSAIGVRAVALWGLGSVAVLLLVPLPLFALSVPLLQLGSAVAGTYMIYVLGRAAYAGDRGAVLLLGGLLALAGAIAHDTLNLAHLRSQGLAPWGMVVFVLAPGVLLARRFAQALSSEELRAIEQRERADLLVRSTRAGLLDWNAVTGVVAYSERFREMLGYPPHAQQEAMPPFDQMLHAEDRKLVQDLFAAQLRDRSVRDAVRSHQALEYRLRRKDGELVWVHAEGIALCGSDGRTLRFICSFIDISERKRQEIDLSNRVKFINDLFDSVPIGLALRDAEGRHLLVNRTWEKYVGARREEVVGTSLRDMAGRAAESTLALDQQALLRGPGHVSEPQEYDFRGRRYMQTRTVMVDAEGLQIGVLVASLDITEKYATEQALAVERERLRLLVRSTRAGFGDWDTARDVVTYSDRFKTMLGYPADADTSRWPSIFEMMHPDDKDRARDEFRAMIRRKNQPGEQEPGRPMSYRLRRTDGSYIWIHAEGISLVDEQGRTLRFITSYYDVTQFREQEEALKENVRLREEVERISRHDLKTPLNSIIAVPRLLREERELSADEDALLGVVERAGYRILSMVNLSLDLYKMENGSYIFRPDAVDLPGLLDKVLADLRSHAASKGVSLRVQADPRTPPAWAEELLCYSLLANLVKNALEASPEGGEVVITIAPADAPAQVTLQIHNQGAVPESVRDNFFGKYATAGKASGTGLGTYSAWLMARVQEGSIAMQTSQTGGTTLSIRLRAAPSGTAPAATRHAAERRAAPPLSLADLPALRVLLVDDDEYNLLIVRRFLPTPPFTVDTAINGRMALDMAQRQWPDLIFMDLDMPVMGGLEAVTLLRSHEQRLQRPRCMIVALSSHDDEATQQRCLASGFDRYLTKPVSRETIHQALLARVGHVAPVSMPPDPAQPRIAGPDDVVPVDAGLWPLIEGFLASRRALCADLARALQRGDREAARGLAHKLAGSLALYGFQWAAGSSREIERRSGVDGLAELGVRVGVLQAHLDQVRTRMDATESPGA; via the coding sequence ATGTCCGCGGCCTGCTCCCTGATGCGCATGCTGGCGTGCCTGGTGGCCACGCTGGGTCTGCTCTTCGCGGCGGGCTGTGGCAGCGCGCGCGAGGCGCCGCGCGCGGTGGGCGGCGTCATGGACTTGCGCGGCTGGGACATCGCGCGCGATGGCCGGGTGGCGCTGGACGGTGAGTGGAGCCTGCGGTGGCAGGCCTTTGACGCGCCGGGCGCGGCCGCCCAGACGCCCGACCCGCGCGCCGTGCCGGTGGACGTGCCGGGGCCGTGGAATGACACCCCCGTGGGCGATGCGCCGGCCGGCGCGACCGGGCATGGCAGCTACCGGCTGCGGGTGCTCTGCGAGCCGGCCAGCGACCTGGCGCTGTCGCTGCCGCTGCAGCACAGCGCCGCGCGCTACTTTGTGAACGGCCGCGCCGTGGCGCACCAAGGCCAGCCCGGCGCCACCGCGGCGCAGGCCCAGCCCGAGCCGCTGCAGCAGATCGCGGCGCTGGACGGTGCGGCCTGCCCGCTGGACATCGTGGTCCAGGTCTCCAACTTCGACCTGCGCCGCGGCGGGCTGATCCGCAGCATCGCGCTCGGCACCCGCCAGCAGATGCACGCGCTGCGCGAGCGGGGCCTGGCGCGCGACCTGTTTGCGCTCGGCTGCCTGGCGGTCATGAGCCTGCTGCCGCTGCTGTTCTTCCTGAAGCGGCGCAACGACAGCAGCCCGCTGTATTTCGGCCTGTTCTGCCTGTCGTTCGCGCTGTATGTCGGGATGACGGGTGAGCGCGTCCTGCAGCCGCTGATGGCGCCGCTGGGCTGGTCGCTGTATTTCAAGCTGGTGTTCCTGAGCCTGTACATGAACGTCACGCTGCTCATGCTGTTCCTGCAGACGGTGTATCCGCACCGCTTCAGCGCCATCGGGGTCCGCGCCGTGGCCCTCTGGGGACTGGGGTCGGTCGCAGTGCTGCTGCTGGTGCCGCTGCCGCTGTTCGCGCTGTCGGTACCACTGCTGCAGCTGGGCTCGGCGGTGGCCGGAACGTACATGATCTACGTGCTGGGGCGGGCCGCGTACGCGGGCGACCGCGGCGCCGTGCTGCTGCTGGGCGGGCTGCTGGCGCTGGCCGGCGCCATTGCGCACGACACGCTGAACCTCGCGCACCTGCGGTCCCAGGGCCTGGCGCCGTGGGGCATGGTGGTGTTCGTGCTGGCGCCGGGCGTGCTGCTGGCGCGGCGTTTTGCCCAGGCCCTGTCCTCCGAAGAGCTGCGCGCGATCGAGCAACGCGAGCGCGCCGACCTGCTGGTCCGGTCGACGCGTGCCGGGCTGCTCGACTGGAATGCGGTCACGGGCGTGGTGGCGTACTCAGAGCGCTTCCGGGAAATGCTGGGCTACCCGCCGCACGCGCAGCAGGAGGCGATGCCGCCGTTTGACCAGATGCTGCATGCCGAAGACCGCAAGCTGGTGCAGGACCTGTTTGCCGCGCAGCTGCGCGACCGGTCGGTGCGTGACGCGGTGCGGTCGCACCAGGCGCTGGAGTACCGCCTGCGCCGCAAGGACGGCGAGCTGGTGTGGGTTCATGCCGAGGGCATTGCGCTGTGTGGCTCCGACGGCAGGACGCTGCGCTTCATCTGCTCGTTCATCGACATTTCCGAGCGCAAGCGCCAGGAGATCGACCTGTCCAACCGGGTCAAGTTCATCAACGACCTGTTTGACTCGGTCCCGATCGGCCTGGCGCTGCGCGACGCCGAAGGGCGCCACCTGCTGGTGAACCGCACCTGGGAGAAATACGTGGGGGCCCGGCGCGAGGAGGTGGTGGGAACCTCGCTGCGCGACATGGCCGGCCGCGCCGCCGAGTCCACGCTGGCGCTGGACCAGCAGGCCCTGCTGCGCGGCCCGGGCCACGTGAGCGAGCCGCAGGAGTACGACTTCCGCGGGCGCCGCTACATGCAGACGCGAACGGTGATGGTCGATGCCGAGGGCCTGCAGATCGGGGTGCTGGTGGCCAGCCTCGACATCACCGAGAAATACGCCACCGAGCAGGCGCTGGCCGTGGAACGCGAACGCCTGCGCCTGCTGGTGCGCTCCACGCGCGCGGGCTTTGGCGACTGGGATACGGCGCGCGATGTGGTCACCTACTCGGACCGGTTCAAGACCATGCTGGGTTACCCGGCCGATGCCGACACATCGCGCTGGCCCAGCATCTTCGAAATGATGCATCCCGATGACAAGGACCGTGCGCGCGACGAGTTCCGCGCCATGATCCGGCGCAAGAACCAGCCGGGCGAACAGGAGCCGGGCCGGCCGATGTCCTACCGGTTGCGCCGCACGGATGGCAGCTACATCTGGATCCATGCCGAGGGCATCTCGCTGGTCGATGAGCAGGGGCGCACGCTGCGCTTCATCACCTCGTACTACGACGTCACGCAGTTCCGTGAACAGGAGGAAGCGCTCAAGGAGAACGTGCGGCTGCGCGAAGAGGTGGAGCGCATCAGCCGCCACGACCTCAAGACGCCGCTGAACAGCATCATCGCGGTGCCCCGCCTGCTGCGCGAGGAGCGTGAGCTGAGCGCCGACGAGGACGCCTTGCTGGGCGTGGTCGAGCGCGCCGGCTACCGCATCCTGAGCATGGTGAACCTGTCGCTGGACCTGTACAAGATGGAGAACGGCAGCTACATCTTCCGGCCCGACGCGGTGGACCTGCCGGGCCTGCTCGACAAGGTGCTGGCGGACCTGCGCAGCCACGCCGCGTCCAAGGGCGTGAGCCTGCGGGTCCAGGCCGATCCCCGGACACCACCGGCCTGGGCCGAAGAGCTGCTGTGCTATTCACTGCTGGCCAACCTCGTCAAGAACGCGCTGGAGGCCTCGCCCGAAGGCGGCGAGGTCGTCATCACGATCGCGCCGGCCGACGCGCCGGCGCAGGTGACGCTGCAGATCCACAACCAGGGGGCGGTGCCCGAGTCCGTGCGCGACAACTTCTTTGGCAAATACGCCACCGCCGGCAAGGCCAGCGGGACCGGCCTGGGCACCTACTCAGCCTGGCTCATGGCCCGGGTCCAGGAGGGAAGCATTGCCATGCAGACCTCGCAGACGGGCGGGACCACGCTCAGCATCCGGCTGCGCGCCGCGCCTTCGGGCACGGCACCCGCGGCCACGCGGCATGCCGCCGAGCGGCGCGCCGCGCCGCCGCTGTCGCTGGCCGACCTGCCGGCGCTGCGGGTCCTGCTGGTGGACGATGATGAATACAACCTGCTGATCGTCAGGCGCTTTTTGCCCACGCCGCCGTTCACGGTGGACACCGCGATCAATGGCCGCATGGCGCTGGACATGGCGCAGCGCCAGTGGCCCGACCTGATCTTCATGGACCTGGACATGCCGGTGATGGGCGGGCTTGAGGCGGTGACCCTGCTGCGAAGCCACGAACAGCGTCTTCAGCGCCCGCGCTGCATGATCGTGGCGCTGTCGTCGCACGATGACGAGGCGACACAGCAGCGCTGCCTGGCCTCGGGCTTTGACCGCTACCTGACCAAGCCGGTGTCGCGCGAGACCATCCACCAGGCCCTGCTGGCGCGGGTGGGACATGTGGCGCCCGTCAGCATGCCGCCTGATCCAGCGCAGCCACGGATTGCCGGGCCCGATGATGTGGTGCCGGTCGATGCCGGCTTGTGGCCGCTGATCGAGGGTTTCCTGGCCTCCCGCCGCGCCCTGTGCGCTGACCTGGCGCGGGCGCTGCAGCGGGGCGATCGTGAAGCGGCCCGCGGCCTGGCCCACAAGCTGGCGGGCAGTCTGGCGCTGTACGGGTTCCAGTGGGCCGCGGGCAGCAGCCGCGAGATCGAACGGCGAAGCGGCGTCGACGGGCTGGCGGAACTGGGCGTGCGCGTAGGCGTCCTGCAGGCCCATCTGGACCAGGTCCGCACGAGGATGGACGCCACCGAATCCCCCGGTGCCTGA
- a CDS encoding iron ABC transporter permease: MFANRLQSLLLLALAAVLTLPVLAVFASWLQWDAQSVQILREMSRTVLPDYTWTSLRLCLMVALGVALVGAGTAAAVTLFEFPGRRTFEWALLLPLAMPAYVVAYGYTDFLQFSGPLQSWLRAGFGLQGRVLPEIRSVGGAAWVFIFALYPYVYLLTRAALGERAAHLMEAARLLGAPLSRRIRRVALPLARPAIAAGVALALMETLADFGVASYFGIQTFTAGIYKAWLSMDNRIAAAQLATVLLLVVAALLQLEQRAQRRMRFTTGRGARAGSAEAQPVPLRGRGLALAWGVCTLPVLMGFVLPVLFMLRPLVADWSVLPWDRFVQWTFNSLRLGAISAALAVALALALAFGLRRSPDALTRGVVHLAGLGYAVPGAVIVVGLLLPVGWLQQAVPGAGVGYWVTATVLGIVWAYLVRFCAVALQSVQSGYARIPGSFDDSARLLGASGWGLLARVHWPLLRRSTAAAALLVFVDVMKELPATMVLRPFNTDTLAVVAYQLARDERLGEAALPSLALVLVGLVPVIFLSRTLRAGNIDSLSNS, encoded by the coding sequence ATGTTTGCCAACCGGCTTCAATCCCTGCTGCTGCTGGCCCTGGCCGCCGTGCTCACCTTGCCGGTGCTCGCGGTCTTCGCCTCATGGCTGCAGTGGGACGCGCAGAGCGTGCAGATCCTGCGCGAGATGTCCCGCACCGTGCTGCCCGACTACACCTGGACCTCGCTGCGCCTGTGCCTGATGGTGGCGCTGGGCGTGGCGCTGGTGGGGGCGGGCACGGCGGCGGCCGTGACGCTGTTCGAGTTTCCGGGCCGGCGCACCTTTGAGTGGGCGCTGCTGTTGCCGCTGGCCATGCCGGCCTACGTGGTGGCCTATGGCTACACCGACTTCCTGCAGTTCAGCGGGCCGTTGCAAAGCTGGCTGCGGGCCGGCTTTGGCCTGCAGGGTCGGGTGCTGCCCGAGATCCGCAGCGTGGGCGGCGCGGCCTGGGTCTTCATCTTTGCGCTGTACCCCTATGTCTACCTGCTGACCCGCGCCGCGCTGGGCGAGCGCGCCGCCCACCTGATGGAGGCCGCTCGGCTGCTGGGTGCCCCGCTGTCGCGGCGCATCCGCCGGGTGGCGCTGCCGCTGGCGCGCCCGGCCATCGCCGCCGGCGTGGCCCTGGCCCTGATGGAAACGCTGGCCGACTTTGGCGTGGCCAGCTACTTCGGCATCCAGACCTTCACCGCCGGCATCTACAAGGCCTGGCTGTCCATGGACAACCGCATCGCGGCGGCGCAGCTGGCCACGGTGCTGCTGCTGGTGGTGGCGGCGCTGCTGCAGCTGGAGCAGCGGGCGCAGCGGCGCATGCGCTTCACCACCGGGCGCGGGGCCCGCGCGGGCTCGGCCGAAGCCCAGCCCGTGCCCCTGCGCGGGCGCGGCCTGGCACTGGCCTGGGGGGTCTGCACGCTGCCGGTGCTCATGGGCTTTGTGCTGCCGGTGCTGTTCATGCTGCGTCCGCTGGTGGCCGACTGGTCGGTGCTGCCCTGGGACCGCTTTGTGCAGTGGACCTTCAACAGCCTGCGGCTTGGCGCCATCAGCGCGGCGCTGGCCGTGGCGCTGGCGCTGGCGCTGGCCTTTGGCCTGCGCCGTTCGCCCGACGCCCTGACGCGCGGCGTGGTGCACCTGGCCGGGCTGGGCTACGCGGTGCCCGGCGCCGTGATCGTGGTGGGCCTGCTGCTGCCCGTGGGCTGGCTGCAGCAGGCCGTGCCAGGGGCCGGCGTGGGCTACTGGGTTACCGCCACCGTGCTGGGCATCGTCTGGGCCTACCTGGTTCGCTTTTGCGCGGTGGCGCTGCAGTCGGTGCAAAGCGGCTATGCGCGCATTCCCGGGAGCTTTGACGATTCGGCGCGCCTGCTGGGCGCCTCGGGCTGGGGCCTGCTGGCGCGGGTGCACTGGCCGCTGCTGCGGCGCTCCACCGCGGCGGCGGCGCTGCTGGTGTTTGTGGATGTGATGAAGGAGCTGCCCGCGACCATGGTGCTGCGGCCCTTCAACACTGACACGCTGGCGGTGGTGGCCTACCAGCTGGCGCGCGACGAGCGGCTGGGCGAGGCCGCGCTGCCGTCGCTGGCGCTGGTGCTGGTGGGACTGGTGCCCGTGATCTTCCTGAGCCGCACGCTGCGCGCCGGGAACATTGATTCGCTATCGAATTCATAG
- a CDS encoding ABC transporter ATP-binding protein, with protein sequence MYLELSHLRVHYAGRPRPAVDGVSFGLQAGDIGVLIGPSGCGKTTLLRAVAGLEPVVGGEIRLSGEVVGSAARSLPPEHRRIGMVFQDYALFPHLDVGHNVGFGIEHLSRAERAARVAEVLALVGLDGSQRHFAHELSGGQQQRVALARALAPRPQLLLLDEPFSNLDVDLRERLAHEVRGILKAAQATALFVTHDQLEAFAIGDVIGVMHEGLLHQWDDAYTLYHRPATRFVADFIGHGVFTPATLREANQQVVVHTALGDLSDVAECPLPGAFAGGECDVLLRADDIVHDDGAPVKAEILRKAFRGSEFLYTLRLKTGETVLAHVPSHHDHRIGEWIGIRAEVDHVVTFPRVQD encoded by the coding sequence ATGTACCTGGAGCTCTCCCATCTGCGCGTCCACTACGCGGGCCGGCCCCGCCCCGCGGTGGACGGCGTCTCGTTCGGCCTGCAGGCGGGCGACATCGGCGTGCTGATCGGTCCCTCGGGCTGCGGCAAGACCACGCTGCTGCGCGCGGTGGCCGGACTGGAGCCCGTGGTGGGCGGCGAAATCCGGCTGTCCGGCGAGGTGGTGGGCAGCGCGGCCCGCAGCCTGCCACCGGAGCACCGCCGCATCGGCATGGTGTTCCAGGACTACGCCCTGTTCCCGCACCTGGATGTGGGGCACAACGTGGGCTTTGGCATTGAGCACCTGTCCCGCGCCGAGCGCGCCGCGCGCGTGGCCGAGGTGCTGGCCCTGGTCGGGCTGGACGGCAGCCAGCGCCACTTTGCCCATGAGCTTTCGGGCGGCCAGCAACAGCGCGTGGCGCTGGCCCGGGCGCTGGCCCCGCGCCCGCAACTGCTGCTGCTGGATGAGCCGTTCTCCAATCTCGATGTGGACCTGCGCGAGCGGCTTGCGCACGAGGTGCGCGGCATCCTCAAGGCCGCGCAGGCCACGGCCCTGTTCGTCACCCACGACCAGCTCGAGGCCTTCGCCATCGGCGATGTGATCGGCGTCATGCATGAAGGCCTGCTGCACCAGTGGGACGATGCCTACACCCTGTACCACCGGCCGGCCACGCGCTTCGTGGCTGACTTCATTGGCCATGGCGTGTTCACGCCCGCGACCCTGCGCGAGGCCAACCAGCAGGTGGTGGTGCACACCGCGCTGGGCGACCTGAGCGACGTGGCCGAATGCCCGCTGCCTGGGGCTTTTGCGGGCGGCGAATGCGATGTGCTGCTGCGCGCCGACGACATCGTGCACGACGACGGCGCGCCCGTGAAGGCCGAGATCCTGCGCAAGGCGTTTCGCGGCTCGGAGTTCCTCTACACGCTGCGCCTGAAAACCGGCGAGACCGTGCTGGCCCATGTGCCCAGCCACCATGACCACCGCATCGGCGAATGGATCGGCATCCGCGCCGAAGTGGACCACGTGGTCACTTTCCCCCGCGTTCAGGACTGA